The sequence ATGAAGCCACCCACCAGGAAGAATTCGCTATCCCTTTTTTTTGCGATTGATGAAATGGTAGAAAATGGTTCTTGTTTTGATACGATCATTGCCGCAGCTTAAGATTTATCAACAGGTAAGATGAAAGGCTCCACAGACCTTCTTATTTTTTGAAATCTTATTATAGGTTTTGAAAGCATTTTCTGTTGGTTCTTCAATAAGGGTGATTCCTTGCTCTAAAATGGCTCTCTTTGCACAAGGAAGAACATTCATCATTCCTGGGCTTCCCTTTCCAACCACAAGGACATCTGGTTTTTCCTCTAATATTCCTTTTATATCATTATGGCATACACTATGACCGCTTTTCCTCCACCAACTCCC is a genomic window of bacterium containing:
- a CDS encoding MTH938/NDUFAF3 family protein gives rise to the protein MIESYSFGRMVIEGKVYTQDLIIYPDRIEGSWWRKSGHSVCHNDIKGILEEKPDVLVVGKGSPGMMNVLPCAKRAILEQGITLIEEPTENAFKTYNKISKNKKVCGAFHLTC